GTAGATACTACCCTGGTATTTCTGTCACGAATTAGTAATCAGGGCCCTGAAATTGCGATAATTTAAGACAAatctttttttgtatggaaactagcgacatcttgtagtggatgcccctaaacttatatgttgttaaagttaaggcctttaattattgtacaactaaacacagaaaataaaaaattaataaatcatacatgTCTTTATTtgctatagacaaattgataaatttttatcaTATGTGGttcctgaaaatttacaaaatccttcattgaaaataaaatataggatagatGATAATatattactgccatctacagaagcaatgagaaactaatcgaagcgaagccatctagtggccgacgcccgtataCATTtgtgttgagtgcttgagttgcttatttataactagcggtcccgcagtagtcgaaattcgcaGTAGCCgcctaactagaggtcccgcagtagccgaaattcgactataattacttggaattgtaagtttgtacactattataattgtattttatacttctataatcacaaatttcgccaaggctacactataaaaaaatcttaataaagacaaacaatatttaatctattctcaatttgaccacagaacaaaagtttgacaataaataaatagtatacatgcgtgtgtgcggcAAATACATGGCGTGTAGTGTgcgtaacgttttctttattgatttaatgtatgttttatgcattatttaaaataaaaaattagcattgtgcacttcttctctatattctctataagtgtggaaaattaaatacttctccgaagggatacaaagtttttgcttcacgtattaatatatagatttatgtgtattatctatcaGTAATGCATTCCGGCTAAAAGGGTGGAGCAATTTATTATAGAGTCATTTAGTCAATCAAATAAGCTAATTTTATAGCTCATATTAcccgaaaacaaaataaacgctACCAAGATCCGAACATAATGAATTCAAGAACACATTTTTGGCGCGAATCATGTTTTtgcataaatattaaaattaattgacttAAAAGTATCGAGTAGAGCGCTTCATTCGGATTAAGGAGTTCATTAGTAGGATAAAGTTAACTATTGAAACGTACTTTGCAAATGTGCATGGGAGTTCCGGTTAATCGAAATGAATTCTGCTCGGATGTAGTATTATTACGGTGGAACAGGAAATATGACGATTCGTATCTAATAATTCCTGAGACTACTGGTCTcgtcccatggaacatacggtaagTAGCATGAACATGAGATCAAGCCTGAAATAAATTGCGAACAACGCTACCACGCTCTGAGCCAAAAAGCTTAATTAttactttgcggcagaaataagtagaacGACCATACCTGCATAACTTTGCTTCATCTTCCAAACAAACACTACTCAAAATATGAATCCCAAAAATCCGCTCTTATACTTAAATTTAccatttaataataacttaattcagtattattcaaaaagttttaatttgaaCACATAGGTACGGAACAAAACTATGAAATATATTAGGCTATGTAAATCATTTGGAGGAAGCGAGAGAACTTACAATAGCAGTTTTAAGACGTGGTAGTTGGCATAATGTGGGTCATCTGTCTTTTAAAGCGGCACGTTTACGCCAGAAGCAGAACACGCCTTCGTTATGTATTTGAGTATTAATCTACGTTGCTATTCAATTCCTTGTTCAAAAATCTAAGAGGTGAATAATATTCGCGAAAtctgctatttttttaaataacttattaaattCACCGGACAGAAACTAGGGTCGTGTATTAAGAGTTCAGGAATCacataaaaaagacaaaaactTATAAAGACAAGCCCCAAATaccaaatgtatttaaaaaatatattgaatctaAGAGGCAGCTGTGTATTTATAGACACATAGAACCCACTACATAGGTACTACACTACACACAAATACTGACTATTAGTAGTCtgatataatatttaagtaataGTATGTTTTGTCTCATATTTAGCCTATCGACGATAAATCAAACACTTTGTTGTATTGTACAGACGCAGACGGTTGAACGAGTGGTATAAATAGGCCGgattgtaataatatttaccCGTGTATGGTTTTAATAGActtctaataaaatacaaatatttctaATCAGCTTACTAGGGGGTTATTTCcccaaaacaatatttatatttatgaactAAAAATGAACCGTTTCTTTCACCAATGCATGCAGTTAGTACTTGTAATTATATTTGCATTTAGTGTAAGACTAATTTATGCGCTACTTGTAATGTTTTGTGCTGATGTATAAGATGATGTATCCAATCAAAAAAAACGCACAGTGTTATTAAAACACATATAATTCAATTCTATTTCATTTGTTCAATTTTGTTCTtcacttaatttcattttatttcattctagGTCACTTTTCAAATAACACACTTAGCACGAGCCTTTATTATTTGGCTGTATGATAAAAGATTACGCTGTATGCTATAAGATCTTTGcttttccagttggaaaaataaaactactactgctgtcaaaaagaaaattagacaatgtcaatgtcaatttTTGTCAACATTATCATGCGAAAGCACAACGATTTCTCAAGTTGTGCAAGAAATACTCGCTTTTTCGCAATTTTTTTGACTTATATACATACTTCACGTTGCAGTCATCTACTAAAAATACAGCATTATAAGGGTTAAGTTCATCTGCAgaataaaatctattaaaatgcGGCTCGTAGATTCAAAGAAACTTTTAGAACTTCAAAACAATCCATCAAATATTCGTAATATTTGCATTGTGGCTCACGTGGACCATGGCAAAACCACACTGGCAGATTCCTTGATATCCAGTAATGGAATCATATCCCAGAGAATGTCCGGAAAACTTCGATATATGGACAGCAGGCCAGATGAACAACAACGAGGCATAACTATGAAAAGTAGCAGTATATCGCTGTATCACGCTATGAATCAAGAAGAATACCTGGTGAACCTCATAGACTCGCCGGGGCACATTGACTTTTCAAGTGAAGTTTCCACTGCTGTAAGGCTTTGCGATGGAGCCATTGTTGTTGTATGTATGAACAGTTCTACTAATGATATTCATATCATacgtcatatattttttaaaaataatggtaCACTCAATGCCCTTTATGTTAAACAAAATATCTAattgtctaataaaaaatattgatacaaatgtgtgtgtgtgcttaAGTGAACACCACACACTTACAGAGTTCTTCTCATAATTTGGGAAATGATGGGAAAGatcaaataacattaaaaatggATTGTTGTCAATATTACTAAAACcccattatttattattttctaaattaacaGTTATTTTGTTAACATCACCTTTATTAAAAATTCTACCTTAAACAAGTACAAAATATCAATGCAGGAGCAAACTATATTTAGCAATTAATTcattcataaattaaaatgtttaaactaagttaaatatttgaagttaaataatatgaatcacatgttttaattatttgaattcTGCCAATTCTAGGTTGATGTTGTTGAAGGGGTGTGCCCACAAACAAGGCTTGTACTCAAACAAGCTTACTCTGAAAACATTCGACCAGTGCTCGTCCTCAATAAAATTGATAGACTCATTGTTGAAATGCAACTCACACCTCTGGATGCATACGTACATTTGACGCAAGTACTAGAACAAGTTAATGCAGTTGTGGGAGAGTTGTTCACCACTGAGGTATTTGAAAATGAAGAAGCCAGTATGGAGAAAAAGGTATGTGACTAATTTTCCTTCTACGGATCGAAATGTAAACAACACGTCATTACAgaccctcccgatccattaacagtgcttttaggtaccataagCACAGGTCaccgacgagtgaattaacccatatacacagacagcccactaagtttctcgccggatgctCTGaatgggtcgtgtttccgatccggtggtagattctgcgtagcactgctctttctaaggccagtgttagcaacactcacGTCAAGGaggagctgaaatagcctctcaaggctataatcttaaataagaaaaaaaaaaccgaaaaaaaaaacttgtttattcaatttcattacaatttttttgtttaccctTATTCATTCAAAGGTTTCATCCGCAGTTTAAAAGAAACTAATCaagattttctttaaaaaatatttgaaaaaatttgtTACAACCACAAAACTGTAATGCTTATTAACAATACaaatctgtttatttttttcaggaAAAAGAGGCATTGAATAAAGAAGACAACAACTTCTATGACTGGACTTCTGCTTTAGAAGAAGCTGATGATTCACACCTGTACTTCTCTCCAGATCAAGGAAATGTTGTATTTGCAAGTGCTGTCGATGGTTGGGGCTTTACAACTCTAACCTTTGCTAAACTGTTCTCTGATAAACTTGGTATGTATGTTCTATAAATTATCAAGAACTGATATTGGTATTTGGTTTATCTAGTATGATatctcgaggtcactagaaaaggtaggaaaaaaaaacactaaatacgTGTGTTACGTACGTGTGTACAAATAGGTATTTCCATATATAAACCATTTCATTAAATTCTGGCAGTGATCCAACTTGTGCTAGTAAAGAAGTGATGATAATTAATACAATCACCAAAATAACTTTTTGGTTCCATGAAAATTTCAAATCTACTATTGTATTTCTAGGGCAATTTAGTAATACTATTTTGattgttgtttgttttcattatagGTGTAAAGGAGGAAATTCTGAAGAAAGTTCTATGGGGTGATTTTTATTTGAACACAAAGACTAAACGGTTCATGAAAGGTGCCCAAGAAAAAGCTAAAAAACCACTTTTTGTTCAAGTAATTTTAGATAACTTATGGAATGTTTATGAAACTGTTGTAATGAGGCATGAGAAAGACAAAGTGCCTGTGATCTGTGAAAAACTGGGAATCAAGCTCACTGCTAGAGATTTAAGACACACAGATTCTCGAGTCCAATTACAATCTTTGATGGTCCAATGGCTGCCATTGTCtcatacaattttaaatatggTATGTGAAAAATTACCATCTCCGAAAGAAATATTACCAGAAAAAGTGGAGAGACTCATGTGTTCAAGAATAAGAGATTTTGATTCTTTCAATATAGAAACACAGAAATTAAAAGAAGACTTTTTAGCCTGTGATAGTAATGAGAATAGacctataattatttttatatctaaaaTGTTTAGTTTTGATAAAAGTGCTCTACCAGAAAATAGGCCTAAAGCATTGACTTCCGAAGAAATGGCTTTAAGAAGAGAAAAAGCAAGGCAATTGCGTGAAGAGTTAAAACAGAATAACGCTAATATAAATAGGCAATCAGAAGAAAAGTCACCACATGAGGAACAAGAGAAAAGTGCTGAAGATgagaatgaaaaagaaaaagtgACATTTATTGCTTTTGCTAGAATTTTTAGTGGGAAAGTTAAGAAAGGTGATAGAGTATATGTCTTAGGCCCCAAGCATGATCCCTCTAAAATTCTTAATTGTAACATTAAAATAGAtacaaataaaaagttaaaagaTTTACAAAGCGATGAACACATAACTTGTGCAGAGTAAGCATGTTAAAGTTTTCTATTATCTCTGTATAAGCACTAACTGGAGTCATTAGACATCTCAAAATGACCTTGAGAGATCTAAGTCTCATTTTTACAGTATAGCGGACTCCTCAAACCGGAAATACatgactgaaataggcaggaggATGATGCTTAGTCCTGAAGGCTTACAATGTGCCCCACCACTAATTAGACTTGATTTGAAAGAAACTGctttaatattattcaaatttgTTGCAGAGTTAAgcaacaatttaaaatttacatattaaaaattgttagtaaatattttagtaaacAGTGGATACATTTCGTTATCTTACTGACACGTCAGCATTTTAATGGCTATGGTATTTCTAATTATCTTTCCTAGTGTTTGAAACCCGCCACCATGTTTAGAAGGCtactaattaattatgttataatgGTTAATAACATCATTACTAAACGAATTGactgaaaagaaaataaacttattttaaataatccTAACAAATTCGAAACATAAACTAATATGGAATATAAGTCCCTATTACAGTCCATGTTAGAGGGATAAAGTATTTGCTTTTTACTGGAAGCTTATTTCAATGTACCAGGTTGATACCTCTGATTTGTTGAGTTTTGTTTTTTCCCTAAAGCAGATTACGGCCAGCCTTGCCAAATtataatatcgattttatcagaTATCatcagaatataaattaaaaaatggaaattaaattaaactccAATATTTTTTATCCTAATTTTGTAAATGCAATGATTACTGATGCTGTTATTTGTGCATTATAGATTAGTCCTTTTAACTACAGTATGACAAGTTATTAGACTGAATGATCTTGAATAGTCATCCAAGCTTTGTCAAGCTTGATTaccatttaaaatattcatcatattatatgatttttaaatgaaagtagtttttttttaaataagccaGTATTTGAATTAACTTTCAGAATCAAATCATTATACATTTTGATGGGAAGAGAACTAGAAGACATCGATGAAGCTGTTGCTGGTAACATTATTGGTGAGGTTcgatatttgaattttgaaaaaaaaacgtacattaGAGTCTATATGCAGACAAATGTCTGCTTGCTTCTAAATCTGTTAATTTAAGTGTCGATATTGATGTTCTATAATCATAGCTATAAGGCTATTTACAGACCATTGTCCAAGGCACTAAAACAATCCACTACCTTGAAGAGAAcggaaaatattattaatttactaaactGAATATCAATAGTTctcatatatttataattcaaattccATAAACCCGCGTTTTCTCAATTCTGTAGTACCTATCCCTAAACCGCTAAAAATATCGCGATCAATGAATTAAATATACTCATGATTTTTACGTTGCCCGTAACCAAACACTATAAAAATCCTAATGAACATTGCTTTCACTCACGGCGAACTAATAATTGATCTCTGTGACTACTGAATCTCTCTTGCACTGTGTACATGCTTAAGTCCCCGTGACgactaataataatagtaatcatACGTCCGAATATGATTTCTTtgttgttaaatttaaaaataaattacaggaATCGGCGGCCTAGAGGAGCATGTACTAAAGACGGCAACTCTGAGCAGCACAGTAGCTTGTCCGGCTTTTAGCGAGATGCAATACTCAGTGGTACCTATTTTAAGAGTAGCGATAGAGCCTACTAATCCGTCACAGTTGCCTCAACTAGTAAAAGGTAAGAATTGAATAATTGAAaagtgactttttttttgttttaatccgATCAAAATTCTGGGtatatttgtgttttaaaacaaattactttaaaaactcAGTTTGTAGCAAATACTAAGTTTAACTTGTGATCAAATTCTCCTTTCAGGTTTAAAACTGTTAAATCAATCTGATTCGTGCGTACAAGTTTTATTACAAGAGACTGGAGAGCATGTACTAGTCACCGCCGGGGAAGTTCATCTTGAAAGATGCTTAGAAGATTTAAGGTATATTATTggggttattttttaatttttttaagtgaaacttctttgggcgcattgagagtaaaatttaaatagcaacagattcgttacggctagaaagaaaatatacaatttaggaagagcgagactgagaaaatagacagagcgtctcgcgagtCACTGTTTACGGGCTTCGGCCACTAGATGTCTTATTATTAGTTTCTTATTGCTtctgtagatggcagtagcaTACTATCTtgtactatatttattttagcgACATCTATTGGATTTCGTATAAACTACTATATTGCGATGCCACCGGTGTGAATTGTTTAATTCCTAAATTATATACAGAGAGCTAGtggcattttaaataaaagtaatattttaaattatcaattaatataatattaagtacaaCCTAAAGACT
Above is a window of Bombyx mori chromosome 21, ASM3026992v2 DNA encoding:
- the LOC101740296 gene encoding elongation factor-like GTPase 1; this translates as MRLVDSKKLLELQNNPSNIRNICIVAHVDHGKTTLADSLISSNGIISQRMSGKLRYMDSRPDEQQRGITMKSSSISLYHAMNQEEYLVNLIDSPGHIDFSSEVSTAVRLCDGAIVVVDVVEGVCPQTRLVLKQAYSENIRPVLVLNKIDRLIVEMQLTPLDAYVHLTQVLEQVNAVVGELFTTEVFENEEASMEKKEKEALNKEDNNFYDWTSALEEADDSHLYFSPDQGNVVFASAVDGWGFTTLTFAKLFSDKLGVKEEILKKVLWGDFYLNTKTKRFMKGAQEKAKKPLFVQVILDNLWNVYETVVMRHEKDKVPVICEKLGIKLTARDLRHTDSRVQLQSLMVQWLPLSHTILNMVCEKLPSPKEILPEKVERLMCSRIRDFDSFNIETQKLKEDFLACDSNENRPIIIFISKMFSFDKSALPENRPKALTSEEMALRREKARQLREELKQNNANINRQSEEKSPHEEQEKSAEDENEKEKVTFIAFARIFSGKVKKGDRVYVLGPKHDPSKILNCNIKIDTNKKLKDLQSDEHITCAEIKSLYILMGRELEDIDEAVAGNIIGIGGLEEHVLKTATLSSTVACPAFSEMQYSVVPILRVAIEPTNPSQLPQLVKGLKLLNQSDSCVQVLLQETGEHVLVTAGEVHLERCLEDLRTNYANIPITVSEPIVPFRETIVEPPKMDMANEEIASQNVDKSNTKLEDPIITIYTNNKQSKIKIRAKPIPIEITKLLDRSADLLKAISQHIKTLQTLSMNDKLDNKMEGLYLNGTKHKLSERMLKLIETFKEDLQSICSKLGPDWKDLVSQIWSVGPRNCGPNMLLNHTADYCTKYLHHEKEIREDPRFEYEGSFVNGFQLATLAGPLCDEPMMGVAFCIEQWTLEKSFSDDVSQTFGPLSGQIVSAVKEGCRKAFQVQPQRLMAAMYSCDIAVDQKVLGKLYAALGRRGGRVVGSDLQSGSASFRVQALLPVAESFKFALELRTHTSGLAAPQMLFSHWEVIDIDPFWRPCTEEEYLHWGEKYDGVNRAKAYMDSVRARKGLATDKQLVQHAEKQRTLSKNK